A region from the Spirochaetaceae bacterium genome encodes:
- the ftsY gene encoding signal recognition particle-docking protein FtsY: MSLGSKLKQLFSKGIDDSFYDNLEDTLIEADLGPVLAYTLSEELEKKRPKTSDEAVTLIKTALGGYLTAGQLTLEKGQLNLFLLLGVNGVGKTSTIAKLARYFIDNKLAGGLTAAAGDTFRAAASQQLALHGERQGFKVVKSESGGDPGAVIYDAISSALARKDELILADTAGRMHNKAELVNELKKIDKIITGRIKPENYKKILVIDSTTGQNALRQAEIFNEALQLSGIILTKYDSSAKGGNLVAIGKELALPVYFVTSGEKITDITPFNKEVFLSNLLE, translated from the coding sequence ATGAGCTTAGGCAGCAAATTAAAACAATTATTTAGCAAAGGCATAGATGATAGCTTTTACGATAACCTTGAAGACACCCTTATCGAGGCCGATTTAGGCCCCGTGCTGGCTTATACTTTAAGCGAAGAACTAGAAAAAAAACGCCCCAAAACCAGCGATGAAGCCGTTACTTTAATTAAGACTGCTTTAGGTGGCTACTTAACGGCAGGCCAGCTAACGCTAGAAAAAGGGCAGCTTAACCTCTTTTTATTGCTTGGGGTAAATGGCGTGGGCAAAACCAGCACCATTGCTAAACTGGCTAGATATTTTATCGATAACAAATTAGCCGGCGGCCTAACGGCGGCGGCAGGCGATACTTTTAGGGCGGCGGCCAGCCAGCAGCTGGCTTTGCACGGCGAGCGGCAAGGCTTTAAAGTGGTTAAAAGCGAAAGCGGCGGCGACCCCGGCGCCGTTATTTACGATGCCATTAGCAGCGCTCTTGCCCGTAAAGATGAGCTTATTTTGGCCGATACTGCCGGCCGTATGCATAATAAAGCCGAGCTCGTTAACGAACTTAAAAAGATTGATAAAATTATCACCGGCCGTATTAAGCCGGAAAATTACAAAAAAATATTGGTGATAGATAGCACCACCGGCCAAAATGCCTTAAGGCAGGCCGAAATATTTAACGAGGCTTTACAGCTATCGGGTATCATTTTAACTAAGTACGATAGCAGCGCTAAAGGCGGTAACTTGGTGGCTATTGGTAAAGAGCTGGCTTTACCGGTTTATTTTGTAACCAGCGGCGAAAAAATAACCGATATTACCCCTTTTAATAAAGAAGTTTTTTTAAGTAACTTATTAGAATAG